In a genomic window of Roseiflexus castenholzii DSM 13941:
- a CDS encoding sensor histidine kinase, translating into MPILASTHDDTPETIACQSVLDALNAQIAVLDRNGVIIAANRAWFRLIAAQSGDRLFRIGAHYRDDWTCEQSVFADVVPDAPAGIDAVLRGERSSFMQEYSRPTDDGERWFRLEALPLREGGVALVNTDITAQPAVEALVRLREQHQRLQDRVRRRRRLAHAPRQSLRLLIEQTTRLARANTELQQFTSIVSHELREPLRMVVSFLDLLRRRYGEQLDDRANEYIAYAHDGATRMQAIIDKLLAYARLDQHRSVVRPVDCNDVLARAIGMLQVAIAESRAEITFDPLPVVFGDDVELGLVFRNLISNAIKFRGDERPRIHIGAQRRMNEWLFTVRDHGIGIPAEDVERIFDIFVRGQSRRQYPGSGIGLAICRKVITRHGGRIWVERPVDGGSLFCFTLPALP; encoded by the coding sequence ATGCCTATTCTTGCTTCAACACACGACGATACGCCAGAAACTATCGCCTGTCAGAGCGTGCTCGATGCACTAAACGCACAGATTGCCGTGCTTGATCGCAACGGCGTGATTATCGCCGCGAATCGGGCGTGGTTTCGCCTGATTGCGGCGCAGAGCGGCGATCGATTGTTTCGGATTGGCGCACACTACCGTGACGACTGGACATGTGAACAGAGCGTGTTTGCCGATGTGGTCCCGGATGCGCCAGCCGGGATCGATGCCGTGCTGCGGGGTGAGCGGTCTTCCTTCATGCAGGAGTACAGTCGTCCGACGGATGACGGCGAGCGCTGGTTTCGTCTCGAAGCGTTGCCGCTCAGGGAAGGCGGCGTGGCGCTCGTCAATACCGACATCACTGCACAGCCGGCCGTCGAGGCGCTGGTCCGCCTGCGCGAGCAGCATCAACGTCTTCAGGATCGCGTGCGGCGGCGGCGGCGGCTTGCTCATGCGCCACGCCAGTCGTTGCGCTTGTTGATCGAACAGACGACCCGCCTGGCGCGCGCCAATACCGAATTGCAACAGTTTACCTCGATTGTGTCGCACGAACTGCGTGAACCGCTGCGGATGGTCGTCAGTTTTCTCGATCTGCTCCGACGACGCTATGGCGAACAGCTCGATGATCGCGCCAACGAGTACATTGCCTACGCGCACGATGGCGCCACGCGGATGCAAGCGATCATCGACAAACTGCTGGCATACGCTCGTCTCGATCAGCATCGGTCGGTTGTGCGCCCCGTCGATTGCAACGATGTTCTGGCGCGCGCCATCGGTATGTTGCAGGTGGCGATTGCCGAAAGCCGGGCAGAGATCACGTTCGATCCGCTGCCTGTCGTTTTTGGCGATGATGTCGAACTTGGACTGGTGTTTCGCAATCTGATCAGCAATGCGATCAAGTTTCGCGGTGATGAGCGACCGCGCATTCATATCGGTGCGCAACGCCGGATGAATGAGTGGCTCTTTACTGTGCGCGATCATGGTATCGGCATTCCAGCCGAGGATGTGGAACGCATCTTCGATATATTCGTTCGTGGGCAGAGTCGGCGCCAGTATCCGGGAAGCGGGATCGGGTTGGCGATCTGCCGGAAGGTGATCACCCGGCATGGCGGTCGGATCTGGGTCGAGCGTCCGGTTGATGGCGGGTCGCTGTTTTGCTTTACGTTACCGGCGCTTCCATAG